The genome window CTTTTTATTGGAGGTGCTCAGGCATTACAGGAACATCCTGTTTACCTTACTTTGTGCTCGGGGGAGAGAGTGATGAAGCAGGAGGGAAGAGACAACATCCCACACCCCGGTTGGTGCTCCCTGCTTCCAGGCAGCTGAGGAAGCACAGTGCTGTCAGAGGTGCCTGGCAGGAGCCCAGCACAGGTGGCTGTGGTTCTGCTCCCAGCTGACGGCTGCCCACGTGTCCACACCAACACAGCCTGCTCCTcttgtgctgcaggatgctgaatTACCCCCACACACATCAGCAGGCTGTTGGGGTTGGTGGTGGAtgtgctcctgccctgcaggaagGCGTGCTGTAAGTACTTCCCTTTTGCACTTCCAAGTTAGACAATAGTTGGGTACGAAAATGGGGCAAAGCAGCTTGGAGTCATTGCTGCACAGGAGGTTTGCTGAAAGCAGCATGCACACAGCTAGCTAGTGAGCGGTGTTTCCCAGAGCTGATagaaactgcagagaaagctCCGAAATGGAGAAGTCTCATTTCTGCATCCTGTGCAGGACCTGAGCATCATGGGACTGCATTTAAGGTCACCCAGCTCTTCTCTCTTCGGCAATTGGTGCCAACAGCCACGGCGTTGTGCAAGAGCCTGCTCCTCCCGTGCTGTGCTTTCCTCGAtggctgggctgtgtgctgctgctcccatgccattccagcctgcagcagcgCCGAGCCCCGTTTACGagcctggcagggctgtgctccggCAGGAAAACCCGCCgcaggctctgtgctggagTGCTGGAAATAGCTCCCGTGGAGGCCTGCCAGCAGTGAGCCAATCTAAACAGCGCAGATAAACGTTGTAGCAGGCTGTCCGTGTGTATCTTGCCTGCAAAACAACTGCTATCAGAGCCTGCCACTTCGGTGGGAAGGACCCGCGGTGCAGCTTGCCAGAAAAATCTGGAAAGGGGCTGATGGGCTGAGCTCCGTCCTGGGTTCTTTGGTGCTTTGGTCCCCCTCTGTGAAGGGTCCTCATAAACAAATCtccactttttccttttatgctgTTAGGAGGAAACGAAGCCCTGCTTGGAGGCGGCGCTGCTCTGGCTGGTGGTGAGAAgggttgggctgtggggctgggggctgcaggtgcGGCCCAGCGTGAGCTCCGCAGTGTCACCCGGTGCCGGGCTGGGCCCCGCCGCGCCCTTTGGGCTTTATTTTTAGCACGGCCCGGCCGGTTCTACCTGCacgagctgctggcagctctgctgctgtgggatgccggggggctgagcacagccctgccctcctGGCCATGCTGGAGGGGACCCAGAGGAGGCCCAGTGCCCTCAGCAGGGGGTAGCGCTGCAGTGCCTCTGGGCTCAGCATAGGCCCCGTGTAGTCAGGGCAGGCTCAGCCAGGGTCCAGCCCTGTCCCCGTGCCCCCAGTTCAGTCCTAATGGCCCCCAGCCCTCTCCCAGCACCATTCAATTcccccccagccctgtcccagtgcctccagttcCATCCTAATGTCTCCCAGTTCCACTCCAGCCGACTCTCGTTGCCCCATCTCAGTACTccccccctcccagtgcccccatcccatccctgtcgCCCCACCCCACCGCTCCCCGCTGCCCACCgcccccgcggccccgccccTCTCTGCCACTACCGGGCCCGGAGGAGGTGGGTGACGCTCTGACTGACAGCTCTCCCGCGCCTCTCACCCAATCCCCTTTCCGGGCGGGCGGGCCATCGAGCCCCCACTTCCCTCCGATTGGCCGAGCCCCTTCTCCCGCCTCCTCCCCCTCGCCTCACCCAATAGCGGGGCGGTGGCGGGGCGTGGCGGGCCGCGAGGGGCGTGGCCGCCGCCGTGGCCGCGGCATGGAGGAGCGGCCGCGCCGCCGCTGAGCCGCCGCCATGGCCAAGAgccgcgggggcggcgggccCGGCTCGCCCGGCAGCGCCCGGGGCCTGGCGGGCACCCGCGAGAGCCTGGCGGAGGCGGGCGGCGACGAGCTCAGCTCGCTGGGCTCCGACTCGGAGGTGAACGGCGGCCCCGAGGAGCGCCGCGTCGATAAGTTCGGCTTCATCGTGGGCAGCCGCAGCGCCGAGGGAGCGTGagtggggccgggccggggggggacggggggacGGGGCCGCGCGAAGGGAGAAGCGCGGAGAACCCCTCGGCGAACCCCTCGGCCGCTCCCGGCCCTCCTCCCGCTGCCGCCGCGCGGCCCAGGCCTCCCTTCGCCTTCCGCCCGCCGGGGCCTGCGGCTCTGCCCGCCGTCCGTCCGCCTCTGCGGGAGCCCCGCGGCTCTCGGCCCCCCCCGTTGGGGCGGAGCGGCACCGCTCGgccggcacggcacggcacggcacggcacggcacggcacggggCGCGGCGCTGCGGGTGGCGGCCCCGTGGTGTGACGGACCGCGCTGCGCCCGGACGGGACGGCGCTTCCCGGCCGCGGCCGTCGCTTCTCGGGGCGCTCCGGGTGCGGGCGTAGGGCCGGCGGTCAGCGCTAAGGGCTGCGTGCCCGGGGCGGGTGGTGTCGGCTGCGGGACACCGGGTGTGTCTGTCCGGCCCTCCTCCTGTGCTCCGAGTGCTCCTATCGGGCGGCATCCATCCAGGACGGGCCGCAGAGCTGCTCCATCTGCCGCCACCCGGGGCGTCCCGGCAGCAGAGATGCCGAGAAGGACCGAGCTGTCATCCCCGGCTGTCCCCGTGGCACCCGACACACAGCCGTCCCTGCGTGCTGCCCGCTGCCGGCTTGCCGTCGGCTGCTAACGGCTCCCAGCCGTGCTGGCACGGCTCCAGCAGGCAATGGGCCAGCCCGGCATCCAGCATCCAGCATCCCTCCCGCTTCCCACGCCTCGCTGAGCCCCGCGCTCCCCGCATCGGGGGCCGTCTGTCCCCACGGCGATGGTCCCCGTGCTGGGAGTGCCCTTCGGAGCCCTTCGAAGGCTGCTTGGAAACAGTCGTGCTTGGCCCCGTCTGACCTCATGGGTGGGACTTCATGGGGCAccgctgggatggggctgcccagggctgtggcacCAGGCAGGCCCAACGGGGACAAGTTGACCACGCAGAGGGGCTGTGCTAGCACAGAAACACTGGCGGGCAGCCCCCAAAGGGTTATCCATcaaagctcagcactgcaggaaagcATTCTGCTCCTCCTTGGGAGCCTGGGGCCAAGTGGCCTCTGGGATGATGGGTACGGGGCTTGCAGTCATTCTGATGTCCCTTTGCCCCGCAGACTGGAGGAGGTTCCCCTGGAGGTGCTGCGACAGCGTGAGTCCAAGTGGCTGGACATGCTCAACAACTGGGACAAGTGGATGGCCAAAAAACACAAGAAGGTGAGCGCCCACCTGCTGTCTCCAGGCGGCAGGGAAGGACAGCTGCGTGCAGCAGCATCCCGGTGAGACTTCAGTGCATCCCACACGTCAGCGGGTCCTTACAGTTGTGTCGCCCTCGGGTGATGCTGTTGGCTCAGGTGGGCTGTTCCCCTTCCagcccggctgctgctgctcacggCTGCTCCCTGCCGGGCTGTGGCTTCCCAGAGCTGGCTTGGCTGCCTGTGTGCAGCCATGGGAATTGTTAGGTCATGGAAACTTCTGCTCTGAGCATCTTGCAgactgaaaacaacaacaacaaaaaagctgtgGGTAGGAAATGGTGGAGGCTGATGTGCAGCGTGCAGCCTGCgagctggggctgggcaggaggcTCAGTCCGTGCAGGACTGCTTTGTTGCTCCCTGACCTCCTGAGGGTGTGAGtggagcagggatgggacacACTGAGCCCCAGGGTGCTGCCGTGTCTCTGACAgcggtggggagggctggggggtggCATAACCCTGACGGTCCATGCTCCTACTTGGTGCTGTCTGAGGCACTCCCTGGGCACCACGAAGCGCCTGGTGACCCACAGAGGAATCCTTCATCTGCTTCTTGGCTGCTTGCAAAGGGCTGCTGAGAGCTTTTGGGGACGCTGCAGGCGggtgctttgtttctgctgtgcGCTGCTCTCCACATGCTTTCCAAGCTCTGGTGAGTGCCCCGGCAGCcgtgctgctggcaggcagctcccTCGTGCCCGGGCTGAGCTCCAGGAGgtccccatagagctccatgCGCTGTCCTTCAGCAGAATCAGAGCCTGGAGCCTCGGAGGGCTGCTccagagagctgctctgtgcccaggcCCTGCAGCCGGATGGCTCATTCGCACCTGCGCTTCTCCACTGTGCTGAAATGGAGCTGTCCTGGCTCAGATCCCACCAAGCTGAGCAGAGCCAGTGCTgcgtgctgctccctgccctttCCAGCCAGCCCGTGGGAGTGCAGACACGTGGGCAGCTCCGGCGACACTTTGCTTGTGGCTTCCCCCGGCCTGTATGCATTCCTGGTCTCCCAAAGGGCATGCGGGGGGCGGCGGCAGGACAAAATTTGGAGCTGGGGGTGCTCGGAGGGCTCAGCCTGCCCCAGCTGCGTGGCTCAACCAAGCCTGAGCTCCCAGCAAGGCGGCTTCCTTCCTGGCTGCTTAGCCAGCAGGAAGGGGAGTGAAGAGAGAGCTGTCAGCGGCCGAGCTGCCCGTGGCTGCCTTGGGCATTGCCCGCAGCGTTTCCTGCAAGCATAAAGCCCTCACGGGGCCCAAGTGGGTAaacaagcagtgctgtggtgaGGGTGCAGCGAGGAGTGTGGCGTCAGCACCGCGCTGGGAACACAAGTGCTTGCACCTGAGTTACGCTGGGAAACAGGGAGAGCAAGCTCTGGGCGGGCAGGcggtgcccagggctgcagtgccTCAGGGAGCTCTTggctgcagcatgcagagcCCTGGCACTGCTCGGGCACAGGGTGTGTGCCACCCATGCGAGGAAGTGAGGCAAGGTGACTGTGTTGGAACTGTGCAGGGCTTTGTGCTCAAAGTGTCCATCTCATGGGACCACAGGGAGGTCATGGCACTGCTTCACCAGGGCTGGAGCAGGACGAGAGCAGGAAAGGATGCAGCCTGGCTTCAGGTGGCAGCTGCAGGGTTAAGCGTGTCCGCTCTGTGCTGCGGAGCTGGCACCCACGCTGCCCAGCCTGGACTTTGCTCTGGCCGGCGCCAAGGAAACCTGGGGCTGGCTGGGCGCAGAGCTTGGGGGCTCAGAGCCTGCCCCTTCTGCCCCAGGGCCGCTTAGGGCTGTGGAGTCCTCTCCTCTGCCTGGGCCACGGTGGTGTGGGGAAGGAGCCAGCCGCTCCCTGCTTGGCTATGACGTTTGCTTTTCCAGTTGCTCTGAGGCAGAGCTAGGCTTGTTGGGAGCTGTTTGCAGGCTGCGTGGCCTCAGCCAGCTCCAggcacctccctgcagctctgtctCGCTGGCATTGCTCAGAACAGGGCTGGGGAGAAGGGGCTGAGGAGACCTCGGGCTGCCCAGATGTGTCAGCACAGCACGTGCCTGGACACCCTGTCCCCAGTGGTACAAGGACGCATCCCCTGGTGTGGGGGTTGCAATGCCGGCCTGGCCCACGTCTTGCCCTGGGAGTCTtggtgctccctgctgctctgcagctcccctgACGGCTTTGTTCCCTGCACAGATCCGGCTGCGGTGCCAGAAGGGGATCCCACCCTCGTTGCGGGGCCGAGCGTGGCAGTACCTGTCCGGCAGCAAGGTGAAGCTGGAGCAGAACGTTGGCAAGTTTGATGTGAGTGCGACTGGGAACCttcctgtgcctgcagctctgaggagcACCCCGAGCAGTATGAGCTGATGAGGCAGATGTTTGGGGTAGCTCCAGCTTCACAGACACCCCactggtgctgggatggggctgctaCTTGGCTGGCGCTCTCACCCCAACCTTCTCCTCCCAGGAGCTGGATGTCCTCCCGGGGGAGCCCAAGTGGCTGGACGTGATCGAGCGGGATCTCCATCGGCAGTTCCCCTTCCATGAGATGTTTGTCTCGCGTGGAGGCCACGGGTAAGTGGAGCAGCTGCACCTGGAATGGAACcgtgggtttggttttgtggAGGGTGAATCCCAGCCCGTGGGCTGACCGCTGGGGGAAGGTGGGCACCGTGGTGTCAGTTTGGGTCTGTGGGgaggctgctgggctgtgtcGATGCCCCCCTCCACGtctcctccctcctgcaggcagcaggacctGTTTCGGGTGCTGAAGGCCTACACTCTGTACCGCCCGGAGGAGGGCTACTGCCAGGCCCAGGCCCCCATTGCTGCTGTCCTCCTCATGCACATGCCAGCCGAGGTATGGgggtcctgctgctggcaccagTGGGGTGGTGCTGGTGGGCACAGCGCTCAGTTGGTGGCACTGCGTTACCCCGAAGCGCAGCCCTCAGCCCCGGTGTGCTCTGTGCGGAGCCGTGGAGCAAagcggggctgcagggctgtccccCGGCGGTGCCTGCAGCTCACCTGCTGTCCCTTGGCTTGCAGCAAGCGTTCTGGTGCCTGGTGCAGATCTGTGAGAAGTACCTCCCCGGCTACTACAGCGAGAAGCTGGTGAGTGAGGGGCCCACAGCTCCTTCCACAGAGCAAGAACAGTGCGTGGGCAGTGCCACGCTTGGAGCTCAGCGTAGCTTTGCTGCTATTGTCCATGGGGCACGGCTTTAACAGTGGCGATCCCGGTGGGCTGGGGCCGGGTGCAGGGAAGCTGATCCCAGGGCTGAGCCGGGGCCCGGGGTCATCCAGCGCTGTCCCTGCAGGAGGCCATCCAGCTGGATGGGCAGATCCTCTTCTCGCTGCTGCACAAGGTCTCACCCGTGGCTTACAAGCATCTGAGCAAGCAGAAGATTGACCCCATCCTCTACATGACGGAGTGGTTCATGTGCGCCTTCTCTCGCACGCTGCCCTGGAGCTCCGTGCTGCGCGTCTGGGACATGTTCTTCTGTGAAGGTAAGGGCTGCGTCCTCCTGGGCTGATGGGACAGCCTCTGCTGTGGGGtggttcagcctggagaaggaaaggcacCAAGGAGATCTTgctgaggccttccagtacctgaaggggctGTATGGAGTgcagtgacaggatgaggggtAATGGCTTTGAACTAAAAGGGGGGAGGTTGAATGAGGTATTTGGAAGAAGCTCTTTGCTCAGAGAGCAGTAAGGCCCTGGCCCGGACTGCCCCGAGAAGCTGTGGGTTCTCCATCCCTAGTGgtgaggccaggctgggtgcggctcagcagcctgagctgatgggagGTGTCCCTCTAGTTAGCTTGCATCAGTGCTTATACAAATAAACCTCCCAATGGGCTGTATTGTCCCAAATGCCAGCGTTTATCCTCATGCTTCCCTGGCTGCTAGCAGCACCTGCTGGCCGTGTGCTGTGTCCCAGCTCAGCAGGTGTCCTCCTGTCCCACCTGCTGTGTCCTCCTGTCCTACCTGCCACTCACTGCCTCGCTTCTCCGCTTCCAGGGGTGAAGATCATTTTTCGGGTGGGCCTGGTGCTGCTCAAACACACCCTGGGCTCCTCAGACAAGCTCAAGTCGTGCCAGGGCCAGTACGAGACCATGGAGCGTCTGAGAGCCCTCAGCCCCAAGATCATGCAGGAGACCTTCCTGGTGCAGGAGGTGAGGTGCCGGGGGGCCCGGTGCCACACTGGGGCTGGGTGCCCGTGGGTGGGCAGAGCTCGTGTCCCCCACATACCCGGGTTGAGGGGTTCCTCTGCTCCTGGGAGTGGCACTGTCACCGAGGGAAAGACGTTGGCAGCGCAGCTCTCTCCCCGCAGGTGATTGAGCTGCCGGTGACGGAGCGGCAGATCGAGAGGGAGCACCTGATCCAGCTGAAGAAGTGGCGTGAGACGCACGGGGAGCTGCAGTGCAAGTCCCCCCCGCGCCTGCACGGTGCCAAGGCCATCAGCGAGGCTGAGCCCCCCACCCGCAAGGCACTGGAGCCCGTGCCCTCCATCATCGTCCCCCCTGGGCCCGCCCCGGTGCCCAAGGCCCGTaagagcaaggagaagaacCGGGAGAAGGCCTCCGGCAGTCCCGCCAACGGCCCCGGGGCTGAGGGCAATGGGGCTCCTGGCGCCACCCGTGAGCTGCTGCACCCCCAGAGCTCCCCCCACCACCAGTCCAAGGAGAGCTTGTGCTCGCGGGAGAGCGAGGACACGTACTTGTAGGGCCGGCGCGGCCCCACGGCCGGGCTCAGCTGGGCTGTGTTCGGACCCGGGCTCCAGGACGCTGCTCCCTCTGCGGCGCAGGGCAGGAGGGGACCCCAGGGTGGGAGGGGACCCTCGTGGCGCCTGGCGACGGGGgcttggggctgcagggagtgggacgTGGCCGATGCGGGCTCGTGTGGCACCGTGGGGACACCGTCTGGGTGCCCGTTTAGGGTCCCATGGGGTGACCGGTGGAAGCTCAGCCCAGCGCGGTGACGTGGGGACGCATCCAACCAtgctgtccccagccctgcagggtgCTGGCACCACGGCGGTGGGAGCCCTGGCACAGGGTGGCTGAGCCACCCGAGCTCCCCTGCCGCCCCTCAGGGGCCAGGCACGAGCCCCCCTCCTCATCCCCTCACCCCACATCCCCTGCATCCCTACCCCATCCCCTGCCCGCCCCACACTGTTGGGGCAAACCCAGACCCAGTTCCCCGTTGCTCGGGGCTGGGGGTACGTGAGGAGTCGGGAGCGGccgctgtccccccccccccccctcccccctcctctttATCTAGTGAGGATGTATCAAGCTGTAGCCCAATATGTAGTATGAATTTACCCATTCACTGAGCCTATTTATTATTCCTCCGTGGCAGTAACTCTTGCAGGCCGGGGGCCGAGGTTGGGAACTGCAGGCGGGACGCACCGGAGGCAGCGGGATTCGATGGCGGACCCCGTGCCCTGCAGGGCCGAGGTGAGCCGGGGCCGGGGGTGCTGCCCGCTGCGGGGtcccctctcttcccctctccccgtGGCCGTGGGCAGGGGGAGGCTTTGTAAAATACAGCGGGGCAACGTGGTTTTGTACAAAGGGGAAATAAAGCAGGATTGTGTAAAGGCGCAGCGTGTGCGGCTCCGTGGGTTCAGCGTCTCTCGTGGGTGCCGTGGGGGGGGACGGGGGTGCTccgtcccctcccagctcttgCTCACCACTCGCTGTGTCCACGCGGAGCGTGGTTTGGGGCTTCGCTTCCCTGCCCGTTGGTGGCTGCGGGGACAGAGGTGCCATCGCTTGGCGGCGGCATCCCTGTAAATGGGGGAGAGCTGTCGTGCGTCCCGCGTGGTGATGTGTGGCCGTCCCTTGTCCCACCCCCGTGTCCTGCAGAGTCCTGGGAAGGGGCACGGCGGGGacacagcagggaggtgaccGCCTTgccacccctcccagcccccgGGGCCAACGCTGTTTGAAGCGCAGATGAGAGACGCGGAGCTGTGCTGACGCACCTGGAGGTCACCTCCGGCCCCGGGGCTTCTCGGCCGGCCGCCCATCTCCCAGCACGGCcgggagcagctctgctccccccgCAGCCTCACTTCTCTGCTTTCCACGTACAAAATGGTGCTCCCTGCAGGCAGGAATGGTGCAAAAACTTCCATTCCCCTTTTCCCAAATCCCTCTTCCCACGAAGAAGCGGCTGCGGGGAACAGCCCGTGTTCCTGCATCCCACCCCTCCCTTCAAATCCGCGGACCCCGACCCCCCCCCGGCTTGGATGAATGCGGGGCGAAAGCGCCCCGAAGCgctgcgggacggggcggggcgggcgggtGCCCCTCCCGCATCCCGGGGCGGTGCCGGGGCGGTGCCGGGACGGGGCGGTCCGGTCCCGTTCGGCCCTTATAGCCCCACGGAGCCCCGtcccggcgcggcgcggccgccATGGAGCTTCACATCCTGGAGCACCGCGTGCGGGTGCTGTCCCTGGCGCGCCGCGGGCTGTGGCTGTACACCCACCCGCTGCTCAAACTGCTCTTCCTGCCGCAGCGCTGCAGGTACCgctccccctcctcaccccttcctcctcctcctcctcctctcggTCCCACCGCACCGCGTTGTGTCCCGGCAGGTGTAAGTTCTTCAGCCTGACCGAGACCCCCGAGGATTACACCATCATGCTGGACGAGGAGGGCTTCAAAGGTACCACCACTGCGGCGATGAGCTGTGGCCGGCCTCAGCCCGGCGATGCTCGGAGCTGTGCGGTCAGCGGCGTGCCGGGAGCTGCCCTGCTCAGGTTCTCCCGGTTTGGCTGCTCCGGCGCCGCCCGCAGCCACGGGGCCGCGGCTGTGCCTCCGCAGTGGGACGGGGTGGGGAGTGGGAATGCTGCCCTTGCCCTGATCCCGCTGTCGGGGCGTGCTGGGGGTCTTTGAGCCCTCCCGAGTCAGTCCCTCTCCCTGGAAGGTGGCACCGGGCGGTATCTCTGTGTAGTGACCCTATGCGTGCAGCCCTGCTGCGGGGGTCTGACCCCacgggctgtgctgggggcacacCCTGACCCCATCCCGAGCGCCAGACCCCCCCGGCCGGGCTGTATCTCCTGCTCACGCCCCGAGGAGCAAAGGTCAGTGGCTCAGCTGCGGTGCGACGCTCCCACCCGGCTGCAGCCCAACTCCCCGCCGCTGCCTGGAGGAACCGGGGCCGATCCCCACGCATTGTTTTATTTGGGGCCTTATGGACAAATGCTCCTCGATCCCGAGGGGCGGGCGGGAAGCGGCGAACAATGGCTGCGAGGCGGCCGCCCGCTGCACAGCGCCGGGCTGGGGGGCTGCCAGCACCCCCGGGGCACCCCATGGGGCCCTGCTGCACCCCGGTGTTAGAATTCACGGCTTCGGGGCTGGGCGAGGCTCTGGGGCCCGGCTGCTCCCCAAGGCACGGGGACGTGTGGGGGCACCCATGTGGTCACagccccccctgcagcccccggTTCCTACGGGTGTTGAAAAGCCATTAAGTGGGGATGCGGCACCGCGGTCCCCGTCCCCCGGAACGCTTCCTGCGCAGGAACAGGCGGCTGCCAGCACCCTGGGCTTGGGACGTCCGGATCTGGCCTCACTCCTCCCTCATCGCTGCAATGAGCTGGGTGGTCTCAGCTTGGTGCCGCGCGGCTGCTGCTGAGCGCCAGGTGGTGAGGTCTGGGGGTGCCCACCCGGAGACGCGGGGTGCCGAAGGAACAGCGTGACCCCGATCCGTTCCTTCCTGGGGAGCGGGCGTGGGGCAGGAAGGAACCGGCCGGCATGCTCGTTCCCTGCCAACAACAGCAGCTTTTTGGGAGGCAGCCCTGGCCTCCCGCCAGCACGGGCTCAGGCTCAGGGATCGTGGCTTGTCAGAGATCGGGCACGGTGTGAGGCCATCCCACGTCCCCTCTGCTGTTAGACAGGGGCAGAGGATGGGGTGAGAGACGTGCACAGCCGCGGGGTCTTAGCGTGCTGCACCCACTTGTGGCCAGCCCTGCAGGTGCAGGACGAGAGGCACATCCCGGGTTCGGAAGGTTTGTCCCCAGTATCAGCATTCTTAGCGCCGTGTGCGGGGCTGACCCTGCCCCTTGCTGCATGGGGACAGCACTGACTCATTTCCCCATGTGCTGGCACTCAGCACCCTGCAGTGCCATCAGAGCAGGGATGTACGCGGTGTTACACCCTGTAGTGCCTTGGGCACGATGTCCTCTCTGCCTCCAGGCAGAGGGCAGCCACCCTCAGCATCCCCTCCTGTGTCCCTTAGCCTGTCCCCAGCAGGCCGTTGCTCCCTCCAGCACCCAGTCTTGCACGGATCGGGACCGCCGTCCCCTCTCGCTGGGGTCCCAGCAGGGTTggggacacagcacagccccattcCATACCTCAGTTTCCCCTCTCCCACACAGAGCTGCCACCCTCCGAGTTCATGCAGGTGGCCGACTCGACGTGGTTGGTGCTCAGCGTCGTCTCCAACGGCTGTGCGCCCTCCGGCTGCCAGGCCACCGGCGTCACCAAGATCGCCCGCTCCGTCATCGCGCCGCTGGCCGAGCACCACGTCTCGGTGCTGATGCTCTCCACCTACCAGACCGACTTCATCCTGGTGAGCTCAGTGGGGACGGCGCCGTGTGGCCCTGGGGCTGCGTGGGAGGTGGTGGGGACCCCACTGAGCTTTGGGGACAGCCACGGTGACGCCGCGCCGCTGCCAGGTG of Gallus gallus isolate bGalGal1 chromosome 15, bGalGal1.mat.broiler.GRCg7b, whole genome shotgun sequence contains these proteins:
- the TBC1D10A gene encoding TBC1 domain family member 10A isoform X1 — protein: MAKSRGGGGPGSPGSARGLAGTRESLAEAGGDELSSLGSDSEVNGGPEERRVDKFGFIVGSRSAEGALEEVPLEVLRQRESKWLDMLNNWDKWMAKKHKKIRLRCQKGIPPSLRGRAWQYLSGSKVKLEQNVGKFDELDVLPGEPKWLDVIERDLHRQFPFHEMFVSRGGHGQQDLFRVLKAYTLYRPEEGYCQAQAPIAAVLLMHMPAEQAFWCLVQICEKYLPGYYSEKLEAIQLDGQILFSLLHKVSPVAYKHLSKQKIDPILYMTEWFMCAFSRTLPWSSVLRVWDMFFCEGVKIIFRVGLVLLKHTLGSSDKLKSCQGQYETMERLRALSPKIMQETFLVQEVIELPVTERQIEREHLIQLKKWRETHGELQCKSPPRLHGAKAISEAEPPTRKALEPVPSIIVPPGPAPVPKARKSKEKNREKASGSPANGPGAEGNGAPGATRELLHPQSSPHHQSKESLCSRESEDTYL